In the genome of Candidatus Rokuibacteriota bacterium, the window GGCGCGCGCCTCGGCATGGCGGAAGACGCCGGTGACGCCGCCCGAGGCGTCGCCGTTGTAGCCGAAGGAGAGGACGTAGTCGCAGCGCGGGATGTCGGCGGCGACGGTGAAGGCCCGGTGCCAGAACTCGCCGTAGAGGTGCTCGGAGTGGTAGCACTTGACCCCCTGACCGCTCCCGATCCCCTGGTCCACGGGCCCCCAGGCGGCGAGGAACGCGGCGAAGGTGCCGAGGTAAGCCGGCGCGATTCCGCCCGAGCCGAAGGTCGCGGCCAGGCGCGGGTACCCCGCCTCGTCGAGAAGGCCGCGCGCCCGGATCGCCTTGAGCTTCTCGGCCAGGAGGTCGAGGGCCTCGTCCCAGGAGATCTCCTCCCACCGCGGGTCCTCGTGGCGGCTCTTCCGCGGGTTGGTCCGCCTCATCGGCGCCTTGATCCGGTTCGGATTGTAGAGCTTCTGGATCAGGGCGTAGGCCCGGACGCAGACCTTGCCGCACGCCGGGTGGATGTCGGCGAAGTCCTGGTTGGGCTCGACCCCCACGGCCACGCCGTCCTTGACGACGACCTTGAGGAGGTCGGGGCCCGCCACGCACTGGTAGCAGTAGACCGGGACCCGCCTCGGCGCCGCTCGATCTTCAGCCTCGACCACCCGAGCCTCCGTCACGCGGCCGCGGCGGCGGCGCGCAGCTTCTCCACCCTCGCGAGACCCAGGAGGGCTGCCCCCAGCGCGCCCACCAGCTCGGGGTCGGACGGGACGTTGACGGTGATCCCGACCGTCTCCTCCAGCGCCCTGACCATCCCCGCCTGCCTGGCCACCCCGCCGATGAAGGTGAGCTCCGGCTCCAGCCCGACGCGCTTCAGGAGGGCGAGGGCCCGATTGGCCAGGGAGAGGTGGATGCCGCGCAGGATGTTCTCCACGCTCACCCCCGCCGTCATGTGGTTGATGATCTCGGACTCGGCGAGGACGGCGCACACGCTGGAGATCGGCTGCGGAGAGTCGGCCTCCAGCGAGAGCCCGCCGACCTCCTCGAGCCCGACCTCGAGGTAGCGCGCCGCGCGCTCGATGAAGCCACCGGCGCCCGCCGCGCACTTGTCGTTGGTGCGGAACTCCTTGACCTTGCCTCCGTCGCGGACCCGGATGGCGCGCGTGGACTGGCAGCCGATGTCGAGCACACAGCTGGTCCCGGGATAGAGGAAGGCCGCCCCGCGCGCGCCGCAGGTGATGTCCGTGATCTGGATGTCGCGGGAGGGCACGTTGTAGCGGCCGAAGCCGGTCGTCGCGGTGTACGCCAGGTCGCCCTCGGCGAGCCCTGCCTCGGCGAGGGCCAGGGCCAGCGCCTCGCCCGCGACCCGCGGAAAATCTGGCCGGGTCCGCGCGCTCCCCTTCCCGAGGATCCGCCGGGTGTCGTCGAGGACGACGGCCTTGGTCGTCCGGGAGCCGACGTCGATCCCCGCCACGGCGAGCATCTCCCTCACCTCCCCGCCACCGGGAGCATGCGCGTCACCTCCCAGCGGCGGCGGGGACCTGCGACGCCGCCCGCTCCAGGGCCCAGAGCGCCGCCCCGAGGGCTCCCATGAAGTGGGACTCGGGGCTCACGTTGAGCGAGAGCCCGAGCTTCTCCTCCAGGGCGCGGAGCATCCCGATGTTCCGCGTGACCCCGCCCGTGAACGTGACCTCGGGCTCGATCCCCACCCGTCGCACCAGCGCCACCGTCCGCGCCGCGATCGCGCTGTGCACGCCCCCCAGGATGTCCTCCACCTTCTTCCCCTGGGCCAGGTAGGCCATGATGTCGGACTCGACGAAGACCGTGCAGACCGTGGAGAGGCGCACCGGATTCGTCGCGCGGAGGGAGATCTCGCCGATCTCGTCCAGCGTGAGACCGATGGCCTCGGCGGCGTTGGCCAGAAACCGTCCGGTCCCGGCGGCGCACTTGTCGTTCATGACGAAGTCCTTGACCTCCCCGCCGTCGCCCACGCGGATGCCCTTGGCATCCTGGCCGCCCATGTCGATCACGGTCCGCGTCCCGGGAAAGACGAACACCGCCCCCTTGGCGTGGCAGCTGATCTCGGTGATCTGCGCGTCGCCGAAGGTCACCTTGTAGCGCCCGTAGCCCGTCCCGACCACGTAGGCAACCTGGTCCCGCCGCAGCGCCGCGCTGGCGAGAAGCTCGTCGAAGGCCCGCTCGGCGGCCTTCGCGACATTGGCGCCGGTATCGATCAGGACCCGCCCCACGATCTCGCGCCGCTCGTTCAGGAGCATGGCCTTGGTCTGGGTCGAGCCCACGTCCACCCCTGCCGCGATGCGCATCGGACTCCTCCCTATGCCTTCACCAGCTTGCGGTGCTCGAGGGCCTCGAAGAAGGCGTCGATGCGGTTTCGCATCTGGGCTTCGGAGAAGTAGCGGGGATCCTCCAGGTCGGACTCGATGAGGAGGGTGGGTACGCCCAGCTCCTTCGAGAAGTACTCCCGCATGTCCCCCTGCCCGGCCGAGAAGAGGCGGCAGCTCTTCACCGAGTGGATGACGAGGGCGTCGGCGCCCCATTCCTCCACGTACTGCCGGATCTGCTGGTAGCGCTGGTGGAAGCTCCGGTTCGTCAGGTTGTACTCGAGCATGTGCTCGGCGATGGAC includes:
- a CDS encoding 2-hydroxyglutaryl-CoA dehydratase, translated to MLAVAGIDVGSRTTKAVVLDDTRRILGKGSARTRPDFPRVAGEALALALAEAGLAEGDLAYTATTGFGRYNVPSRDIQITDITCGARGAAFLYPGTSCVLDIGCQSTRAIRVRDGGKVKEFRTNDKCAAGAGGFIERAARYLEVGLEEVGGLSLEADSPQPISSVCAVLAESEIINHMTAGVSVENILRGIHLSLANRALALLKRVGLEPELTFIGGVARQAGMVRALEETVGITVNVPSDPELVGALGAALLGLARVEKLRAAAAAA
- a CDS encoding 2-hydroxyglutaryl-CoA dehydratase; translated protein: MRIAAGVDVGSTQTKAMLLNERREIVGRVLIDTGANVAKAAERAFDELLASAALRRDQVAYVVGTGYGRYKVTFGDAQITEISCHAKGAVFVFPGTRTVIDMGGQDAKGIRVGDGGEVKDFVMNDKCAAGTGRFLANAAEAIGLTLDEIGEISLRATNPVRLSTVCTVFVESDIMAYLAQGKKVEDILGGVHSAIAARTVALVRRVGIEPEVTFTGGVTRNIGMLRALEEKLGLSLNVSPESHFMGALGAALWALERAASQVPAAAGR